A stretch of Vannielia litorea DNA encodes these proteins:
- a CDS encoding ABC transporter substrate-binding protein, which produces MTLFNWTRRAVIAAGAALALAPMAAQAQTPEGVLIVGQVAEPKSLDPAAVTAVNDFRILVNLYEGLTRYKPGTLEVAPGLAESWEVSEDGTEYTFKLRSGVTFHDGTPFNAEAVKFNFDRMLKEDHPFHNTGPFPLAFFFSSVEETTAVDDLTVTFKLSAPYAPFLSNLAYPTGLMVSPAAVEAGGADFGRAPVGTGPFKFVEWRANEAVVIDRYEGYWGEPAGAQAVVFRPIEDANTRVAEMIAGGIDMMVEVPPTALSQFQGEGFNVVEQAGPHLWFLILNAKEGPMADKKVRQAVNYAINKEAIVNDVLEGTADVAAGPTPPAFAWAYNDALSPYPYDPEKAKALLAEAGAEGASLTFYVTEGGSGMLDPVAMGTAIQADLAAVGLDVKIETYEWNTFLGNVNPGLEGKADMAEMAWMTNDPDTLPYLALRTDAWPDKGGFNSGYYSNPEVDALLEEARTTVDQGKRAELYKQMQEIVQDDAPWAFIANWKQNAVTSDRVENFALEPSFLLQLEKVVKN; this is translated from the coding sequence ATGACCCTCTTCAACTGGACACGCCGCGCCGTGATCGCTGCCGGCGCCGCACTCGCGCTGGCGCCGATGGCGGCGCAGGCGCAAACCCCCGAAGGCGTGCTGATCGTCGGCCAGGTGGCCGAACCCAAGTCGCTCGACCCCGCCGCCGTGACCGCAGTGAACGACTTCCGCATCCTGGTGAACCTCTACGAGGGCCTCACCCGCTACAAGCCCGGCACGCTCGAAGTGGCGCCCGGCCTGGCCGAAAGCTGGGAGGTTTCCGAGGACGGCACCGAATATACCTTCAAGCTGCGCTCCGGCGTCACCTTCCACGATGGCACGCCGTTCAACGCCGAGGCGGTCAAGTTCAACTTCGACCGGATGCTGAAGGAAGATCACCCCTTCCACAACACCGGCCCCTTCCCGCTGGCCTTCTTCTTCTCCTCCGTCGAGGAAACCACCGCCGTCGATGATCTCACGGTCACGTTCAAGCTCTCCGCGCCCTACGCGCCCTTCCTGTCGAACCTCGCCTATCCCACCGGCCTCATGGTCTCGCCCGCCGCCGTCGAGGCTGGCGGCGCCGACTTCGGCCGCGCGCCCGTCGGCACCGGCCCCTTCAAGTTCGTCGAGTGGCGCGCCAACGAGGCCGTGGTGATCGACCGCTACGAGGGCTACTGGGGCGAGCCCGCAGGCGCGCAGGCCGTGGTCTTCCGACCGATCGAAGATGCCAACACCCGCGTCGCCGAGATGATCGCGGGCGGCATCGACATGATGGTCGAGGTGCCCCCCACCGCGCTCTCGCAGTTCCAGGGCGAGGGCTTCAACGTGGTCGAGCAGGCCGGTCCGCACCTGTGGTTCCTGATCCTGAACGCCAAGGAAGGCCCGATGGCCGACAAGAAGGTCCGCCAGGCCGTGAACTACGCGATCAACAAGGAAGCCATCGTCAACGACGTGCTCGAAGGCACCGCAGATGTCGCCGCCGGGCCCACGCCGCCGGCCTTCGCCTGGGCCTACAACGATGCGCTCTCGCCCTACCCCTACGACCCTGAAAAGGCCAAGGCGCTGCTGGCCGAGGCCGGGGCCGAGGGCGCCTCGCTCACCTTCTACGTCACCGAGGGCGGCTCGGGCATGCTCGACCCGGTGGCCATGGGCACCGCCATCCAGGCCGACCTCGCCGCCGTGGGCCTCGACGTGAAGATCGAGACCTACGAGTGGAACACCTTCCTCGGCAACGTGAACCCGGGGCTCGAGGGCAAGGCCGACATGGCCGAGATGGCCTGGATGACCAACGACCCCGACACCCTGCCCTACCTCGCCCTGCGCACCGATGCCTGGCCCGACAAGGGCGGCTTCAACTCGGGCTACTACTCCAACCCCGAGGTGGATGCGCTGCTCGAAGAGGCCCGCACCACCGTCGACCAGGGCAAGCGCGCCGAGCTGTACAAGCAGATGCAGGAGATCGTGCAGGACGACGCACCCTGGGCCTTCATCGCCAACTGGAAGCAGAACGCGGTGACCAGCGACCGCGTTGAGAACTTCGCCCTCGAACCCTCCTTCCTGCTCCAGCTCGAAAAGGTGGTGAAGAACTGA
- a CDS encoding DUF1028 domain-containing protein, with the protein MTFSILVQDAQTNAIAGAAATGSLCVGGWVLRGRWGAGMSASQGAAPSTMWGEAVLDEMGGGAGARAAVDAVTAADPGRAWRQLAALDMGGGGAFFTGDRNTPLTAGHVFAGGVATGNMLGSTSVPEALAQGFAQARGSLPERLVAALRAAEAEGSDTRGLMSAALLVLRPDAAPLTLRVDYAEAPLDALAALVKRATGGDYADWAARVPSLAEPYRGLEE; encoded by the coding sequence ATGACCTTCTCGATTCTTGTGCAGGATGCCCAGACAAACGCCATTGCCGGTGCGGCGGCGACCGGAAGCCTGTGCGTCGGCGGCTGGGTCCTGCGCGGGCGGTGGGGGGCCGGGATGAGTGCCAGCCAGGGCGCGGCGCCCTCGACCATGTGGGGCGAAGCAGTGCTTGACGAGATGGGTGGCGGGGCCGGGGCCAGGGCGGCGGTTGATGCCGTTACGGCCGCCGATCCGGGGCGCGCGTGGCGGCAACTCGCGGCGCTCGACATGGGCGGCGGCGGGGCCTTCTTTACCGGCGACAGGAACACGCCGCTGACGGCGGGGCACGTGTTTGCGGGCGGCGTGGCCACCGGCAACATGCTGGGCAGCACCTCGGTGCCGGAGGCGCTGGCGCAGGGCTTCGCGCAAGCGCGGGGCAGCCTGCCGGAGCGGCTGGTTGCGGCGCTCAGGGCGGCCGAGGCGGAGGGGAGCGACACGCGGGGGCTGATGTCGGCCGCGCTGCTGGTGCTGCGGCCCGACGCGGCGCCGCTGACCCTGCGGGTAGACTACGCAGAGGCACCGCTGGACGCGCTGGCCGCGCTGGTGAAACGCGCGACCGGCGGAGACTATGCCGACTGGGCCGCCAGGGTGCCGAGCCTCGCCGAACCCTATCGCGGGCTGGAAGAGTGA
- a CDS encoding M20 family metallo-hydrolase translates to MTDWGAEAARHLAALAGFSAPGPGVTRLPYGPEHRAAVRYLTQMMEEAGLAVGLDAAATLVGRTEGGGAGTFYMGSHQDSVPQGGAFDGIAGVVLPVLALRKLAEEGVVLPYAVEVLGFADEEGVRFPTALLGSRAVAGTVDMAVLEMADREGVSLRAALEGFGCDPEAIPALARDRTQALGYLEAHIEQGPVLEAGGEALGVVTGICGIERHALRFTGETGHAGTVPMEARKDALVAAARVIAEVDRLARATPGLRATVGQVDVRPGAVNAVPGEVRMPVELRSEDDSAREAAGLAIQAIAGRVAAERGLGVEARRTYAQPAAPCDPKLRRVLAKAVQDGGGTGRELTSGATHDASAIADLCPISMLFIRCRGGVSHRPDEHAEPDDLGAAVRAISGALRGLGDA, encoded by the coding sequence GTGACGGATTGGGGCGCGGAAGCGGCGCGGCACCTGGCGGCGCTGGCCGGGTTCTCCGCGCCGGGGCCGGGCGTTACCCGGCTGCCCTACGGGCCGGAGCACCGCGCGGCGGTGCGTTATCTCACGCAGATGATGGAGGAGGCCGGGCTTGCCGTTGGCCTGGACGCGGCGGCCACGCTGGTGGGCCGGACCGAGGGCGGGGGCGCCGGCACCTTCTACATGGGGAGCCATCAGGACTCGGTGCCCCAAGGCGGGGCCTTCGACGGGATCGCGGGCGTGGTGCTGCCGGTGCTGGCACTGCGCAAGCTGGCCGAGGAGGGCGTGGTGCTGCCCTACGCGGTGGAGGTGCTGGGCTTTGCCGACGAGGAGGGGGTGCGGTTTCCGACCGCCCTGCTGGGCAGCCGGGCGGTGGCGGGCACGGTCGACATGGCGGTGCTCGAGATGGCGGACCGCGAGGGCGTGAGCCTGCGTGCCGCGCTGGAGGGCTTTGGCTGCGATCCCGAGGCGATCCCGGCGCTCGCGCGGGACCGGACGCAGGCGCTGGGCTACCTCGAGGCGCATATCGAGCAGGGGCCGGTTCTGGAAGCCGGGGGCGAGGCGCTGGGCGTGGTGACGGGCATCTGCGGAATCGAGCGCCACGCGCTGCGGTTCACCGGGGAGACAGGCCATGCCGGCACGGTGCCGATGGAGGCGCGGAAGGATGCGCTGGTGGCGGCGGCGCGGGTGATTGCCGAGGTCGACCGGCTGGCGCGGGCCACGCCGGGGCTGCGCGCCACGGTGGGGCAGGTCGACGTGCGGCCCGGCGCGGTGAACGCGGTGCCGGGCGAGGTGCGGATGCCGGTGGAACTGCGCAGCGAGGACGACTCGGCACGCGAGGCGGCGGGGCTGGCGATTCAGGCCATTGCCGGACGGGTCGCGGCCGAGCGGGGGCTTGGGGTGGAGGCGCGGCGGACCTATGCCCAGCCGGCCGCTCCCTGCGACCCGAAGCTGCGCAGGGTGCTGGCGAAGGCGGTGCAGGATGGCGGCGGAACGGGCCGGGAGCTGACCTCGGGCGCGACCCATGATGCCAGTGCAATTGCAGACCTTTGCCCGATTTCCATGCTCTTCATCCGGTGCCGGGGCGGGGTCAGCCACCGGCCCGACGAACATGCCGAGCCCGACGACCTCGGTGCCGCCGTCAGGGCGATTTCAGGCGCGTTGAGAGGCTTGGGTGACGCCTAA
- a CDS encoding circularly permuted type 2 ATP-grasp protein, producing MTKMFDEMWGTEERLRSPYAQFGQWFEGEDPARLRAKQREAEEVFRLTGITFNVYGQAAAEERLIPFDIVPRIISGSEWKKLTRGIEQRVRAINAFLHDIYHRQEIVRAGRLPVEMIKNNVAYLPEMIGVTPPGGVYTHIVGIDLVRTGDDEFYVLEDNARTPSGVSYMLENRETMLKMFPELFAKTRVRPVSQYPRSLLRSLSACAPDSAEGTPTVAVLTPGSYNSAYFEHAFLADQMGVELVEGSDLRVVDGRVAMRTTQGYKPIDVIYRRIDDDFIDPLTFNPESALGVPGIMDVYRAGRIAIANAPGTGIADDKAIYSYMPEIVEFYTGEKAILQNVPTWRCNDPDSLKYVLDNLAELVVKEVHGSGGYGMLIGPTASKKEIAEFRKKLEAKPGNYIAQPTLSLSTVPIMTKAGLAPRHVDLRPFVLVSPNGVDITPGGLTRVALKKGSLVVNSSQGGGTKDTWVLED from the coding sequence ATGACAAAAATGTTCGACGAGATGTGGGGGACGGAAGAGCGGCTGCGGTCGCCTTACGCCCAATTCGGGCAGTGGTTCGAGGGTGAAGACCCGGCACGGCTCAGAGCAAAGCAGCGCGAGGCGGAAGAGGTCTTTCGGCTCACCGGCATCACCTTCAACGTCTATGGGCAGGCGGCGGCCGAGGAGCGGCTGATCCCCTTCGATATCGTGCCGCGGATCATCAGCGGCTCGGAATGGAAGAAGCTCACCCGCGGGATCGAGCAGCGGGTTCGCGCCATCAACGCCTTTCTGCATGACATCTACCACCGCCAGGAGATCGTCCGCGCCGGGCGGCTGCCGGTGGAGATGATCAAGAACAACGTGGCCTACCTGCCGGAGATGATCGGCGTCACGCCGCCGGGCGGGGTGTATACCCATATCGTCGGCATCGACCTGGTGCGCACCGGGGACGACGAATTCTATGTGCTGGAAGACAACGCCCGCACGCCCTCGGGGGTGAGCTACATGCTCGAGAACCGCGAGACGATGCTGAAGATGTTCCCCGAGCTCTTTGCCAAGACCCGTGTGCGGCCGGTGAGCCAGTATCCGCGCTCGCTGCTGCGTTCGCTCTCGGCCTGCGCGCCGGACAGTGCCGAGGGCACGCCCACGGTCGCCGTGCTGACGCCGGGCAGCTACAACTCGGCCTATTTCGAGCATGCTTTCCTGGCCGATCAGATGGGCGTGGAACTGGTGGAGGGCTCCGACCTGCGCGTGGTCGACGGCCGCGTGGCGATGCGCACCACCCAGGGCTACAAGCCGATCGACGTGATCTACCGGCGGATCGACGACGATTTCATCGACCCGCTCACCTTCAACCCCGAGAGCGCGCTGGGCGTGCCCGGGATCATGGACGTGTACCGCGCAGGCCGGATCGCCATTGCCAACGCGCCGGGTACGGGCATTGCCGACGACAAGGCGATCTACAGCTACATGCCGGAGATCGTGGAGTTCTACACCGGCGAGAAGGCCATATTGCAGAACGTGCCGACCTGGCGCTGCAACGACCCCGACAGCCTGAAATACGTGCTCGACAACCTTGCCGAGCTCGTCGTGAAGGAGGTTCACGGTTCGGGCGGCTACGGGATGCTGATCGGCCCGACGGCCTCGAAGAAGGAAATCGCCGAGTTCCGCAAGAAGCTGGAGGCCAAGCCGGGCAACTACATCGCCCAGCCGACGCTGAGCCTGTCGACCGTGCCGATCATGACCAAGGCGGGCCTCGCCCCGCGCCACGTGGACCTGCGGCCTTTCGTGCTGGTGAGTCCGAACGGGGTGGACATCACCCCCGGCGGCCTGACCCGGGTGGCCCTGAAGAAGGGCAGCCTGGTGGTGAACTCCAGCCAGGGCGGAGGCACCAAGGACACCTGGGTGCTGGAGGACTAG
- a CDS encoding alpha-E domain-containing protein, which produces MLGKTAGGLFWMYRYLERAENITRIVETGQRIALTRNQDNDDEWASVLQTASVDLGYFEKHDELAKDLVIDWMLRDRDNPSSVMSSVEGARNNARQVRTALTHEVWEAMNLCWMRLKEVLKRKVNERDLPHVLGLIRQRTALVRGATHGTLLRNDIYDFARIGTFLERADNTGRILDVKYYVLLPSASAVGSSLDNVQWETILRSVSGESGIRMVYGHSPTPRQIAAFLMLDGRMPRSLYFCAKKLQDNLGYLAHDYGSTAISHDLAVQLGKRLKETDIDEIFDGGLHEFIQDILVALGEISRQIEVDYRFYE; this is translated from the coding sequence ATGCTCGGAAAAACGGCAGGCGGCCTGTTCTGGATGTACCGCTACCTCGAGCGGGCCGAGAACATCACCCGCATCGTGGAGACCGGCCAGCGCATTGCCCTGACCCGCAACCAGGACAATGACGACGAGTGGGCGAGCGTGCTTCAGACCGCCTCGGTCGATCTTGGCTACTTCGAGAAGCACGACGAGCTGGCCAAGGACCTGGTGATCGACTGGATGCTGCGCGACCGCGACAACCCGTCGTCGGTGATGAGCTCGGTCGAGGGGGCTCGCAACAACGCCCGCCAGGTGCGCACCGCGCTGACCCACGAGGTGTGGGAGGCGATGAACCTGTGCTGGATGCGCCTGAAGGAGGTGCTGAAACGCAAGGTCAACGAGCGCGACCTGCCGCATGTGCTGGGCCTGATCCGGCAGCGCACCGCCCTGGTGCGCGGCGCCACGCACGGCACGCTCCTGCGCAACGACATCTACGATTTTGCCCGGATCGGCACCTTCCTGGAGCGCGCCGACAACACCGGGCGCATCCTGGACGTCAAGTATTACGTGCTGCTGCCCTCGGCCTCTGCGGTGGGCTCCAGCCTCGACAACGTGCAGTGGGAGACCATCCTGCGCTCGGTCAGCGGCGAGAGCGGGATCCGGATGGTCTATGGCCACAGCCCCACCCCGCGCCAGATTGCCGCCTTCCTGATGCTCGACGGGCGGATGCCGCGAAGCCTCTACTTTTGCGCCAAGAAGCTGCAGGACAACCTGGGCTATCTCGCCCATGACTACGGCAGCACCGCCATCAGCCACGACCTCGCAGTGCAGCTCGGCAAGCGGCTGAAGGAGACCGACATCGACGAGATCTTCGACGGCGGGTTGCACGAATTCATCCAGGACATCCTCGTGGCGCTGGGCGAGATCAGCCGCCAGATCGAGGTGGACTACAGGTTTTATGAATAG
- a CDS encoding transglutaminase family protein — MRLTIAHETRYSFSEPVRYGLQQMRKLPKSYRNQRVVNWTTSVTGGQKEVQYEDQHRNTVELISIAPGETELMLRSEGEVEVEENNGVIGPHCGLTPLWLFDRQTAQTKPGPHVRELARSLQGRDTLDQMHALMSAVGKAVAYTQGTSKPDWSAEKVLDAGKGVCSDQAHVFISVARVLGHPARYVSGYLMLDDRESQDAMHGWAEVHVDALGWVGFDVSNDQSPDTRYVRVATGLDYADAAPVTGTRTGGEEESLSVAIEVAQQMGGQEQ, encoded by the coding sequence ATGCGCCTGACGATTGCCCACGAAACCCGCTACAGCTTTTCGGAGCCGGTGCGCTACGGTTTGCAGCAGATGCGCAAGCTGCCGAAGTCCTATCGCAACCAGAGGGTGGTGAACTGGACGACCTCGGTGACCGGCGGCCAGAAGGAAGTGCAATACGAGGACCAGCATCGCAACACGGTGGAGCTGATCAGCATCGCGCCGGGCGAGACCGAGCTGATGCTGCGCAGCGAGGGCGAGGTGGAGGTCGAGGAGAACAACGGCGTGATCGGCCCGCATTGCGGCCTGACCCCGCTCTGGCTGTTCGACCGGCAGACCGCGCAGACCAAGCCCGGCCCGCATGTGCGCGAGCTGGCCCGGAGCCTTCAGGGCCGCGATACGCTGGACCAGATGCATGCGCTGATGAGCGCCGTGGGCAAGGCGGTGGCCTACACCCAGGGCACTTCGAAGCCGGACTGGAGCGCCGAGAAGGTGCTGGATGCCGGCAAGGGCGTGTGCTCGGACCAGGCCCATGTGTTCATCTCCGTCGCCCGCGTGCTGGGCCATCCGGCGCGCTACGTGTCGGGCTACCTGATGCTCGACGACCGCGAGAGCCAGGACGCCATGCATGGCTGGGCCGAGGTGCATGTGGACGCGCTGGGCTGGGTCGGATTCGATGTTTCCAACGACCAGTCGCCCGATACCCGCTACGTTCGCGTTGCGACAGGGCTGGACTATGCCGATGCCGCGCCGGTAACTGGCACCCGAACCGGCGGCGAGGAGGAATCTCTGTCGGTCGCCATCGAGGTGGCGCAACAGATGGGCGGCCAGGAACAGTAA
- a CDS encoding proteasome-type protease, translating to MTYCVGMRLDRGLVFMSDTRTNAGVDNISIFKKMHSWEVPGDRVITLMSAGNLATTQAVVSILEERTKAPGERSPSLLEAPSMFQVARMVAKVLKDVIAEHDSAGMQASSAFNATLILGGQIDGTAPRLFLIYPEGNFIEAGDDTPFFQIGETKYGRPILVRAYRPDMSFADAVKLLMVSFDSTIKANLTVGLPLDLQFYEEGSLVLGYKSRIEANDADFQRISNGWGEALNAALDSLPDIEL from the coding sequence ATGACCTATTGCGTGGGAATGAGGCTCGATCGCGGGCTCGTCTTCATGTCGGACACCCGCACCAATGCGGGCGTCGACAACATCAGCATTTTCAAGAAGATGCACAGCTGGGAGGTGCCGGGCGACCGGGTCATCACCCTGATGAGCGCGGGCAACCTCGCCACCACGCAGGCGGTGGTGTCGATCCTGGAGGAGCGCACCAAGGCGCCGGGCGAGCGCAGCCCCTCGCTGCTGGAAGCGCCCAGCATGTTTCAGGTCGCGCGGATGGTGGCCAAGGTGCTGAAGGACGTGATCGCCGAGCATGACAGCGCCGGCATGCAGGCCTCCAGCGCGTTCAACGCCACGCTGATCCTCGGCGGACAGATCGACGGCACCGCGCCCCGGCTGTTTCTGATCTACCCGGAGGGCAATTTCATCGAGGCGGGCGACGATACGCCGTTCTTCCAGATCGGCGAAACCAAGTATGGCCGCCCGATCCTGGTGCGCGCCTATCGCCCCGACATGAGCTTTGCCGATGCCGTGAAGCTGCTGATGGTGAGCTTCGACTCGACGATCAAGGCCAACCTCACGGTGGGCCTGCCGCTCGACCTGCAGTTCTACGAGGAAGGCAGCCTGGTGCTGGGCTACAAGAGCCGGATCGAGGCGAATGACGCCGATTTCCAGCGCATCTCCAACGGCTGGGGCGAGGCCCTGAACGCCGCGCTCGACAGCCTGCCGGACATCGAGCTGTAG